A single genomic interval of Malania oleifera isolate guangnan ecotype guangnan chromosome 11, ASM2987363v1, whole genome shotgun sequence harbors:
- the LOC131168694 gene encoding F-box/FBD/LRR-repeat protein At5g53840-like isoform X1 codes for MFLAFDLSLTINVLSGFFSIFPACIKFNKLLLLAIQTSFNYFALQRCDTSMEEDFFSNLPDDILVSILSLLSLKETARTSILSHRWMNLWKFTSRLDFDNSQLVMGSSMHWWANPLEVQWSRFGNWVNNVLKKHQGTSIDEFTVCFYVNENSSKCNIDSWINFALQKRVRKLRLDFTSLKRQFEYGSYILTTQFLASYNLNSLVVLHLNGVEVTGKVVEYILSHCPLLEVLSVTTSKSLVHLKVSSPSLKLKCLEIRLCSSLKYIEISATSLMSFKYSGQKIRILVNNLPHLVEASIEGWYACFLVENVCHFKRYLSKLQTLLLDLKLEGFRRFPKIPKLKNLKELELLLSAHAIKNLIYCDSLLKASPLLHRFILKIFGLRSFNSHKKANERGVGRIHPCVKVIELCGFYGCGLDFELVLHLLKRAVSLEKLVIDTCCVDFQGRKFDCRDLKQKLAVKTRAKQLKTRLPPGAELVIF; via the exons ATGTTCTTAGCTTTTGATCTTAGCTTGACTATTAATGTTCTTTCGggttttttttcaatttttccagCTTGCATAAAGTTTAATAAACTTCTTTTATTGGCGATTCAGACCTCATTTAATTATTTTGCACTGCAAAGG TGTGACACTTCAATGGAGGAGGATTTTTTTAGTAATTTGCCGGACGACATTCTGGTTTCTATCTTGTCTCTACTGAGTTTGAAAGAGACTGCAAGAACTAGTATCTTATCCCATAGATGGATGAATTTGTGGAAATTTACGAGTAGATTGGACTTTGATAATTCACAGTTGGTGATGGGCAGTTCTATGCATTGGTGGGCGAACCCACTCGAAGTTCAATGGTCTAGGTTTGGTAATTGGGTGAATAATGTTTTGAAAAAGCATCAAGGTACCAGTATAGATGAATTCACAGTTTGCTTTTATGTGAATGAGAATAGTTCTAAATGCAATATTGATAGTTGGATCAACTTTGCATTACAAAAGAGAGTTCGAAAGCTTCGTTTGGATTTTACGAGTTTAAAAAGGCAATTTGAATATGGAAGCTACATTCTTACAACTCAGTTTCTTGCTAGTTACAACCTTAATTCTTTAGTTGTTCTCCATCTGAATGGCGTGGAAGTCACTGGCAAGGTTGTTGAGTACATTTTATCTCATTGCCCGTTGCTTGAAGTGTTAAGTGTGACAACCTCAAAATCCCTTGTACATCTTAAAGTTTCCAGTCCTTCGCTCAAGCTTAAGTGCTTAGAGATAAGACTTTGCTCTTCCTTAAAGTATATTGAGATTTCTGCAACAAGTCTTATGTCATTTAAGTATTCGGGACAAAAGATACGTATATTAGTTAATAATCTACCTCACCTAGTTGAGGCATCTATTGAGGGATGGTACGCTTGCTTTCTAGTTGAAAATGTTTGTCATTTCAAAAGATATCTCTCTAAACTACAAACACTTCTATTGGACTTGAAACTGGAG GGTTTTAGAAGGTTCCCCAAGATTCCTAAGTTAAAAAATCTCAAGGAATTGGAATTGTTATTGAGTGCACATGCTATTAAAAACCTTATTTATTGTGATTCGCTACTGAAAGCGTCCCCTTTGTTGCATAGATTTATACTAAAG ATTTTTGGGTTGCGGTCTTTCAATTCACACAAAAAGGCAAATGAGAGGGGAGTCGGACGAATTCATCCATGCGTGAAGGTGATTGAACTATGTGGGTTTTATGGATGTGGTTTAGATTTCGAGCTAGTGCTACATTTGCTTAAAAGGGCCGTGTCACTTGAGAAGTTAGTAATCGATACTTGCTGTGTGGATTTTCAAGGACGCAAATTTGATTGTAGGGACCTCAAGCAAAAGTTAGCAGTGAAA
- the LOC131168694 gene encoding F-box/LRR-repeat protein At2g42730-like isoform X2 encodes MEEDFFSNLPDDILVSILSLLSLKETARTSILSHRWMNLWKFTSRLDFDNSQLVMGSSMHWWANPLEVQWSRFGNWVNNVLKKHQGTSIDEFTVCFYVNENSSKCNIDSWINFALQKRVRKLRLDFTSLKRQFEYGSYILTTQFLASYNLNSLVVLHLNGVEVTGKVVEYILSHCPLLEVLSVTTSKSLVHLKVSSPSLKLKCLEIRLCSSLKYIEISATSLMSFKYSGQKIRILVNNLPHLVEASIEGWYACFLVENVCHFKRYLSKLQTLLLDLKLEGFRRFPKIPKLKNLKELELLLSAHAIKNLIYCDSLLKASPLLHRFILKIFGLRSFNSHKKANERGVGRIHPCVKVIELCGFYGCGLDFELVLHLLKRAVSLEKLVIDTCCVDFQGRKFDCRDLKQKLAVKTRAKQLKTRLPPGAELVIF; translated from the exons ATGGAGGAGGATTTTTTTAGTAATTTGCCGGACGACATTCTGGTTTCTATCTTGTCTCTACTGAGTTTGAAAGAGACTGCAAGAACTAGTATCTTATCCCATAGATGGATGAATTTGTGGAAATTTACGAGTAGATTGGACTTTGATAATTCACAGTTGGTGATGGGCAGTTCTATGCATTGGTGGGCGAACCCACTCGAAGTTCAATGGTCTAGGTTTGGTAATTGGGTGAATAATGTTTTGAAAAAGCATCAAGGTACCAGTATAGATGAATTCACAGTTTGCTTTTATGTGAATGAGAATAGTTCTAAATGCAATATTGATAGTTGGATCAACTTTGCATTACAAAAGAGAGTTCGAAAGCTTCGTTTGGATTTTACGAGTTTAAAAAGGCAATTTGAATATGGAAGCTACATTCTTACAACTCAGTTTCTTGCTAGTTACAACCTTAATTCTTTAGTTGTTCTCCATCTGAATGGCGTGGAAGTCACTGGCAAGGTTGTTGAGTACATTTTATCTCATTGCCCGTTGCTTGAAGTGTTAAGTGTGACAACCTCAAAATCCCTTGTACATCTTAAAGTTTCCAGTCCTTCGCTCAAGCTTAAGTGCTTAGAGATAAGACTTTGCTCTTCCTTAAAGTATATTGAGATTTCTGCAACAAGTCTTATGTCATTTAAGTATTCGGGACAAAAGATACGTATATTAGTTAATAATCTACCTCACCTAGTTGAGGCATCTATTGAGGGATGGTACGCTTGCTTTCTAGTTGAAAATGTTTGTCATTTCAAAAGATATCTCTCTAAACTACAAACACTTCTATTGGACTTGAAACTGGAG GGTTTTAGAAGGTTCCCCAAGATTCCTAAGTTAAAAAATCTCAAGGAATTGGAATTGTTATTGAGTGCACATGCTATTAAAAACCTTATTTATTGTGATTCGCTACTGAAAGCGTCCCCTTTGTTGCATAGATTTATACTAAAG ATTTTTGGGTTGCGGTCTTTCAATTCACACAAAAAGGCAAATGAGAGGGGAGTCGGACGAATTCATCCATGCGTGAAGGTGATTGAACTATGTGGGTTTTATGGATGTGGTTTAGATTTCGAGCTAGTGCTACATTTGCTTAAAAGGGCCGTGTCACTTGAGAAGTTAGTAATCGATACTTGCTGTGTGGATTTTCAAGGACGCAAATTTGATTGTAGGGACCTCAAGCAAAAGTTAGCAGTGAAA